ATCATCGGATATCAAAATTCTATTATCATCTTCGTCATACGTAAAGGTCATTCGCCCAAAATGAACATCATCCATACCATAGTCAAATCTGGAGTTCTTCATTTTTATGAGTAACGTATCTCCTGGATTTTCAATTAATACTTCATCTTTAATGTTGACGCTCCCCACGTTGGCAAATTCAGCAGCTTGTCGTAATCCAAGGACGAACAAGGTTCCGATAGAAATTAACCAAAGCCCCAAAAGTGAAAATTTTGCAATGTTCCCTATGGATTTTAAGTTGTTTACCAAAATCTTCAGTCCTAAATACAGCAAGAAAAAGAATGGAATTCCTATGGTAAAGAATATCAAAATAGATACGACCCAAACAGGAGCGCCTGTTGTGTTCACTATCTCATAAAAATCGATACCCGGAAAGTGCACTGCATTGAACATTCCTACGCTAAAGAGTGCTACAAACAATCCTATAAGCATTGAAGCACCTATGATAATCAATAGTATACCTATGAATTTCCCAAATACTTTGAACAGGAACATGATGATATCTCCTATAGTATCGAAAAAGGTCTTGGAGCCGCTTTTGACCTTGCCGCCTACTTTTTCGTAGTCGACGTTTTTAACCCTGTCTGCAACATCATCAAACCCCTCTTTGACTTTACGTTCTATATTGCTGATGTTGACAGGCTCTCCCCGCATGTCCAGTTTTTGCGAAGTTGAGGCGGCTTCCGGTACCAAAATCCACAATAGGATATAAGCCACTAGTCCAAACCCTGAAAATATGGTTAGTAGGATAAAAAGGATTCGTATCCAAAGGGAGTCAAAACCTAAGTAATGCTCTAGACCAGAACAGACACCACCAATATATTTTTGGTCCATGTCCCGATACAGCTTTTTAGTTCTTCGTCTGGTTTCCGGGCGTGTCTTTTTGGGTTCGTCCTCAAAAATGTCCTCATCGACCATATAATCTTCGGGTTGCCCCATGATGTTGATGACCTCGTCCACTTCTTTTTGGGTAATCACCTGACGTTCACTTTCCATTTTTTCCAAGAAAAGTTCGGCTACCCTAGCTTCAATATCCGCAATGATCTCGTCGCTACCAGCAGTGCCAGAAAATGACCGTTTTATGGACTCCAAATAGAGCCTAAGTTTGTTATACGCCTCATCATCTATATGAAAGAGTGTATTTGCTAGATTTATATTTACTGTCTTGTTCATTTTTTTGATTATTGTTTTGAGTTGGTAACCAGATTTACTGCATTTCTTAATTCGTCCCAGGTGCCGTTGAGTTCGTTTAGGAACAACTTTCCGGTTTCGGTGAGCGCGTAGTATTTACGTGGCGGTCCTGAAGTGGACTCTTCCCACCGATAGTTGAGCAATCCAGCATTTTTTAACCTTGTCAATAAAGGGTAAATAGTGCCTTCCACTACAAGCATCTTTGCGTCTTTTAAAGCTCCTAGAATTTCCGATGCATATTTGTCCTTATCGTTTAAGATAGAAAGAATGCAGTATTCTAGAACCCCTTTTCGCATTTGTGCTTTTGTATTTTCTATGTTCATAACTTCATGGTTCTATTAATTAACTGTTCGTTTTTCTTGTACCCAATTTGATCGGGCCTCTTGCTCCCGCCCATTCCCTCTTTGATGAGAAGAGGGAGCGAGAACTTTTTTTGATTGATTGATTGATGACCCTTCGACTATGCTCAGGGCAAGTTTTTGATTGTTTTTTGATACTTCGACAGTGCTTAGCACAGGTTGATGAATAAACTCCTTAATGGTATTATGTTATTTATTATTGTGATTGATGGTCATAGCTTAATTCTCTTTTTATTTTCCAATTTCCGTTTTCCAATACCCAAACATGGGTGAATTTGGCAATCTCTCCTTTTTGGTATTCTTTGTTTTCGTTCAAATATTCAAAACTGTGTATTCCTTTTTGAATCGCCCCATATAGTTCCCCTTTTTTATGAAGCGGATAGACCTCTAAACTTTCGTGCACTAAGATTCTTTTTGCGGGTTGAGGTTCATTTCTGTCCAATTTTGCACAATTCTCCCGCATTGGATTTAAAAAAGCTGCTCTACTTTCGGTAAGTCCTCCTTTATCGTGATAGAACTCAAAATCTTCGGTAAACAGTGTTTTCATGATTTCAGGATTACATTGATTAAAGGCAGCGTCAAACAGCGTGCTGTCTTTTTTCTCAAGGGTGATGTACAACTCAGAACCTTGTGCTATTTGGGCATTGGTAAACGCTGTTATACTTAAAAAAAGTCCAATTATTATTATGTTGGTTCGGTTCATTATTTTATGAATTTTATAGTGAAAGGGTAAGCAAATGTTTGCCCTTCATTGGTGCGTATCGTTGCCAAAATGGTATACACCACATTGATTACAACCAAAGCTACTTGGATAAGTCCAGTAATACCTGCAGGCCAAAAAAATCGGCTTAACCTAAAATCATCACTGCTAATATGAATATCCAAATTATTAAGGTCGCTTAAGCGGTGAAATCCAAATAAGTTCCAATCAAACAAATCAGGTAAAAAACCTATAAAAAATGGAATACTGATTAAACCTGTGACAACCGAATATAATAGCATACTTATCTGAAAGTTCAATGCCTGCTTACCATTATAGTCTACAAACTTGTGTTCCGATTTGTTCGCTGTCCATAATATTAATGGAAGTATAAAATTACCAAAAGGAATAAAATACTTTGAGAACGTGGAAGCGTGTATGATCGCTGACAGATTTCGTTCGTGTTTGGTTATTGTTGTTGCCATTTTTTAACTGATGATTTGATAAGAAATTTAGTTTACCTATTAGCTTACCATGCAAATATATATCCAAAAGATGGTACTATGCAAAACAAAGTACTATAAATTAACATATATTTAACATAATGAAATAGCAATTATTTTGGTTACTTTTATCAAAACTAAAATTGGAATATGGCTTCAAATGCTAGTAAATTCAACACTTTTACTTTTTTTAAACTTCCTTCGGCTTGGTGGTGCGGAGTACGGGTGAAGTCTATTGATAGCAAAAAGACGGTAACCACAGTAACACATCGTTGGGTGAATCAAAATCCTTTTAAAAGTATGTTTTGGGCCGTTCAAGGTATGGCTGCTGAGTTGAGCACGGGTGCTATGGTCATCAATCAAATACAAGATAGCGGCAGAAAAATATCCATGTTGGTATTGAACAATAATGCAAATTTCTCTAAAAAAGCTACTGGTAAAATCACCTTTACCTGTGAAGATGGACATTTGATTACCGATGCTATTCAAAAAAGTATTGAAACAGGGGAAGGTCAGACCATCTGGATGAAGTCCGTAGGAGTAAATACCGATGGGGTAGTGGTCTCTACGTTTAATTTTGAATGGACGGTAAAGTTGAAAAAATGATTATCTCTTATACACATGGTATAGTAACAAAATATAAAAACAGACAACTAATAACCGTAAACAAAAACAAAAACTATGAATGCACACGAAATAGACTATGACATTTACGGAGAAGAAATGCAATATGTAGAAATTGAGCTTGATCCTCAAGAAGCGGTAGTTGCCGAAGCTGGTAGCTTTATGATGATGGACACCGATATTAAAATGGATACCATTTTTGGTGATGGTTCCGGTCAAGATTCGGGGGTATTGGGCAAGCTGTTCTCTGCTGGAAAACGATTGCTTACGGGAGAGAGTCTTTTTATGACCGCTTTTCTAAATATTGGGCAAGGAAAGAAGAAAGTAAGTTTTGCTTCTCCCTATCCAGGTAAAATACTTCCTATCGATCTATCTGAAAAAGGCGGTAAGTTTATTTGCCAGAAAGATGCTTTTTTATGTGCTGCAAAAGGCGTATCCGTCGGAATTGAATTCTCTAAAAGATTGGGTCGCGGATTGTTTGGGGGTGAAGGCTTTATTATGCAAAAATTAGAAGGCGATGGAATGGCCTTTGTACATGCAGGTGGCACCATGGCTAAAAAGGAATTGGTAGCAGGGGAAGTATTAAAAGTGGACACAGGTTGCATTGTAGGTTTTTCGCACACCGTTGATTATAACATTGAGTTTGTGGGTGGAATAAAAAACACCGTTTTTGGCGGCGAAGGACTATTTTTTGCAACCCTTAAAGGGCCAGGAACCGTTTATGTACAATCATTACCTTTCAGTAGATTGGCAGGAAGAGTTTTGGCTTCCATTCCCAGGGGTGGAAAAGATAAGGGGGAAGGTAGCATTTTAGGTGGTTTGGGTGATATTGTCATGGGTGATAATCGGTTTTGATTTTTTGATTTATAGATGTCAGATGTCAGATGTCAGATGTCAGATGTCAGATGTCGGATTTTGGTTAGTGTATCAATATATTCTTGGTAATGAAGGTTGCATTTTAAATGAATCAAATACTGTTTCGTTTGAATCCTATTGAATGGATTGTTTTCTATTTTTACGAAACACCAAACACCAATTCATGGATTTCCACGACCTTTTTGACTTTCTGGAGCAGCTTGAGCAAAACAATCACAAAGAATGGATGGATACTCATCGTAAATGGTATGAATCCCTACGGGCTAATTATATCCTATGGCTGGATGACTTAGATACAGAACTAGCACAATTGCATGATGATTATTACCCCACTCCAGGGAAACAGGGTATCAATCGAATCAATAATAATTTAATGTTCCATCCCCAAAAACCTGTATATAAGGACCATTTTGGTGCAGGTTTGGATAAAGCACCCAATTCGGCGGATTTTTATATCGAAATTGGGTTAAAGCAATGCCTATTTGCCGGAGGGTTTTGGAGGCCCAAGGCCAAAACACTACAAAGTATCCGGGAGGGTATAGACTATGATGGTGAGGAACTACTTTCTATTTTAAATAAGCCCTCTTTCAAAAGTATGTTTGGTGGACTTTATCAAGATGAAAAATTGACAAATGCCCCTAAGGGCTTTTCTCAGGATCACCCACATATTGAACTTTTAAAAAATAAGACATTTGCGGTAGCGCATCAATTTGATAGAGCTGAAGTTTTTCAAAATGATTTTAAGGAAAAAATCATAGCGGTATACATGGAAATGCTACTATTTCGCCGTTACCTAAACCGAGCAGCATCGATTTAAATAAAACTATGAAATACGGAAATGTAAAGAATATCAAAAAGGAAGTATTGTCCAATAATTGGTACACGCTTCGTAAAATCACTTTTGAATATCGGCGGGAAGATGGTGAATGGGAAACTCAAGTTAGAGAAGCCTATGATCGCGGAAACGGTGCTGTTATTCTTCTTTATAATAAGGATAAGGGTACGGTAATTCTAACACGCCAATTTAGAATGCCTACGTATTTGAATGGTAATGAAGACGGCATGATGATAGAAGCTTGTGCAGGAATCCTTGAAAAAGGAAATGCGGAGCAGACTATTATCATGGAGGTTGAAGAAGAAACGGGATACAAAATTTCGGAAGTGGAAAAAGTTTTTGAATCATACATGTCACCGGGCTCGGTTACGGAAGTCCTTTATTTTTTCATGGGAAAGTATGAAGAGAGTATGAAAATCAGCGAAGGCGGGGGTGCTGAGGATGAAACTGAAAATATTGAAGTATTGGAACTATCTTTTGAAGAAGCTTTGAAACTTGTCAAAAATGGTGAAATAAAAGATGCCAAGACCATTATGTTGCTGCAACACGCTCAAATTAACGGATTGTTCTCCAAATAAATTCGGCGCAAATTATCAATAGGTATCTCTCAGATACTCAAAGATAGATTGCATGCGTTGTTTTAGTTCAGAAGTGGATTGTCTGTAATGGTTGTTCATAAAACTGAAAATAAGTGTTTTTCCAGAATTAGTGAGTAGATAGCCACTAACACAGTGATTATTACTCAAGGTTCCCGTTTTCGCATAAATGTAAGGGTCAGGGGCACCTGAGTACCAGTTTTCCAAAGTGCCTGAAACACCACCAACAGCAAGAGTACTGAATAACGTCTCCCTTGGAAATTCACTGTACATTCTATCCAAAACTTGTACTATGGATTCTGGTGTAAATAGATTGTACCTCGAAAGCCCGGACCCATCCACCCAACGTGGAACTTGTTTGAGATAGGACAAATGGTTTTCCAGCATATGATTCTGTGCTTTGGATACATTCAAGGTATCTGACAAAGTGGAAGAGGCAAGCACAAGCAATTGTTCTGCTAAAAAGTTATCGCTGTCCTGCATCATTTTTCGCAACACTGTATCTTTGGGCACACTGTATAGGGTCGATTTTACCCCTTCTGGCATACTGTTTATAATGTTTATTTTCTTATCTAGTACGTTTATGAGTAATTCCTTGGTCAATGTGCTATCGGTGATAAATGGGATTGACAGTGTATCCTTTCTAGTAGGATTAAAGAAAAAAAGATTCCTCTCCTTTTTCCTATTCCTTGAAAAATCCATGTCTACCACTTTATCCTTAAAATAGGCAGGGATAACAATAAGGGAATCGGTTTTATGTAAAGTCGTGACATTTCCATATATAGGAAGAGCCGTTCTTTCAGGTTGGTAATAATAAGAATAGTCTCCCCAGGACCAACCGGGACCATACTTTTCGTCTTTAAAATTATTCGGATGCAAGGCTATATTTTCATGGGACTTTAAAAAATCCAATGTTGTTGTGTTATCAAAATCAGAATGTAAAAATGTTGGGTCGCCCGTCCCCTCAATAAATAGGGAATCTCCCAACTTAATATATTTTAAGGCAGGAATACTGTCCGGCAGCATCTTAAGCGCAGTGTACAAAGTGAAAATTTTGGTATTACTGGCAGGAGTAAAATATTTTGTATGGTTTTGCTGATAGAGCGTATCCTTGCTCTGGGCATCCAGTATAAGTAACCCTGTAAATTGATTATTGAAAAAAGATTCCAATAATGCAGATTCGGTTTTTTTCTGAATAATTTTCTTTGAGCTGGTACATCCAACCAAAAAAATGACAACTAAAAGTAGATACAATAAATGCTTCATATCACTACCACACTTTGTTTAACATGAAATTACCTAATTTTTAACAAGGATAAAACAATAATGTTTATGAATTTTTGTTTAATTTTATGTTCGTTAAAACAATGATTATCAACTAATTTGTTAAACATAACCCTAAGAATTATGCCTAGAGCTATGTTGGATTACACAAAAACTGTTTTACAAAAAGTCAGTTTTGATACTAAATTATTTACTAAAGAATTGAAAAAAGCTATTTCACGATTATTACCAAATGAAATAGAAGAACTTAAAATCTGGTTGAAACAATTTATTATAGATAAACCAGAATTACAAGCTACACTAGTATTAGTGAGAGTTTAAAAAGAGCCGCTTTAAGCGGCTCTTTTTTTTGGAGAATTTACCAAGATTTTATCTATACACCATTTTTTCCCAATGGACTTATAATTTTCACATCTTGAAAAGCAATGGCTCCTCTAACAATTCCAGAAATCACTTCTTTTAAGGCTTCTGTAATCTGTATTTTCAATTCACTTTTATGGTAGATTAAACTTATTTCTCTCGCAGGGGACGGATTTTTAAACTTTTTTAAATACTGTTTTTTCTTTTGATCTAATTCCAAGGTGTTTAAATAGGGCAGTAATGTCATCCCCATACCTTCATCTGCCAGACTTACCAAAGTTTCAAAACTTCCACTTTCAATTTTGAACTGTTCCTTGTTTAAATTCTTAGGAGATTTACAGAGATTGATGACACCATCCCTAAAACAATGTCCATCTTGTAGCAATAGGATATCGCTCACATCCAAATTTTCTGTTGCCAATAATTCTTGCTCAGAAAGGCGATGGTTTTTTGGAACATATCCAACAAAAGGCTCGTAGTACAAGGGTCTTTCCTTGATAAATTCAATTTCCAATGGTGTAGCGGCGATTCCAGCATCCAAATGTCCATCCAGTATATTTCGTATTAAAGTATCCGTGGACTGCTCTTTAATTATGAGGTTTACCTTGGGATATTTTTTTATAAATGTGTTCAAAAACATGGGAAGAAGCGTTGGCATTACCGTAGGGATTATTCCAATGGTATAATCACCACCAATAAATCCTTTGTCTTGATCTACGATGTCTTTGATACGTTCCGCTTCTGCCACAATATTCTTTGCTTGCGCAACTATCTTTTCACCTACTTCCGTAATGGAAATGGGCTTTTTTCCGCGGTCAAAAATGAGTATATCCAATTCATCTTCAAGTTTTTGTATCTGCATGCTCAGGGTAGGTTGCGTAACAAAACTTTTTTCTGCGGCGAGAGTGAAATTTTTATATTCCGCAACCGCCAAAACATACTGTAATTGAGTTATGGTCATCAACGATAATATTAGACTATAAAGCTATAAAAACTATTAGTAAAACTTATGGAGCCCGTAGATTTTAATTTGATAATTTTATCGTGAATTTGAACAAAAAAACATAAAAATGAAACTAAACGCTATAGGATTGAACGAGGAAACTTCAAAGTCCTTGAGTAATGATTTAAATGAATTGTTGGCAAATTTCCAACAGTATTACCTTAATCTTAGAGGTATTCACTGGAATATACGCGGAAAACGGTTTTTTGACCTCCATGAAAAATTCGAAGAACTTTACGTTGATGCAAATTTAAAAGTTGATGAAGTAGCAGAACGTGTTTTGACACTGGGAGGAGTGCCTTACCATACATTTCAGGATTATGCTTCCAATGCCAAGGTGCCGGTAGGAAAAAATGTAACCAAGGATGAAGATGCAATCAGGTTGATTGTTGATTCCTTAAAAGAACTATTGATTATCGAAAGAAAGATTTTAGACCTTTCTGATGAAGCAAAAGATGAAGGGACCAATTCGATGATGAGCGATTTCATCACGGAGCAGGAAAAAACAGTATGGATGATGAAAGCCTGGTTGGCCGAAGAAATCTGATTACAAGTTTGAACAAAATAAAATGCCCTGATTGTAAAAACAATCAGGGCATTTTACGTTGCACCTTTTTTAGAACCGTATTTCCATTTCCAGATTCTCATCGTTTACTTCAAACTTGGCGTCTTCAAAGTCTGGCCAGCCAAAGAACATTTCATTTCCGGGCATTCCATAACTTTCCGTTGGTGCACCGTTACTATCAAAATCCATTTGATTGTTTTCGTTGGCATCGTGCAATGCTAAGATGGCATAAGTGCCTTTTGGGACATTTTCAAATACGAATGAAACTTTTCCATCCTTAATGGAATCTTTTTGATTTTGAATCCCTTTTCCTTTCAAAAAAGTTTCTTTGGTATGCAGCGCAATCATGACCTTACCTTGGTCATTCGCTACGTTATTAATGGTTACCGTAATATCGACACCTGTAGTTTCTTGTGCAAAGCTGATAAAACTGATTAAAAATAATCCTACTGTTAATGTTAGAGTCTTCATGATGATTTTTTTATTGTTATTGATGCCACAAATATCCTTCTGGAGTGTTTGTTTCAAAATTTCAATCTACTGAAATGTAGTTTTTTAAGGCTGAATTGAATTCAAAATATCAAGGTGCAATTCATCCCTGAAATTTTACAATTGGGTCAATGGGATTGGTGCATCAAACCTTGCCTGTGCATTTTTGCCCCATCAAAATAACGAACAGTCATGAAAAAACTAACCTTTACTTTACTCATACTATTTAATGTCTCATTTCTTCTTTCACAGACAACCATATCTGGTATTATAACAGATTCAAAAAAGGTTCCGATTGCAGGGGCCAATGTGTATTTAGAAGGTACGTATGATGGTGCATCAACTTCAGAAAATGGTGAATTTAGTTTTGAGACGGAAGAGACGGGAACACAAACCCTTGTAATCTCTATGCTTTCGTATGATACGCATTACGAAATAGGTGAAGTATCCTATTTTAAAGACTTACAAATAAGTCTTTTGGAATCTATAAATGCTTTAACGGGCGTTACCCTTACCGCAGGCACTTTTGAAGCGGGAGATAACTCAAAAGTATCTGTTTTAAAACCGTTGGACATCGTTACCACTGCCGGAGCGCTAGCGGATATTAGCAGTGCTCTGCAAACCTTGCCCGGTACCACCACCGTTAACGAAGACGGTAGACTATTTGTGCGTGGAGGAGAAGCTGGCGAAACACAGGTTTTTATTGATGGTCTTCGGGTTTTTCAGTTTTTTAATGCTACGGCTAACAACATTCCCACCCGGGGGCGGTTTTCACCCTTTTTGTTTAAAGGGACTACGTTTAGTACAGGTGGATATTCTGCCGAGTACGGACAAGCGCTCTCTAGCGTGCTATTGCTGAATACAATCGATATGCCCGATCAGGAAAAGACCGAAATATCCATCATGTCTGTTGGTGGCGGACTTGGTCATACGGAATTATGGGGCGACCAATCCCTGAGCATCAACACCTCTTATATTAACTTATCTCCCTACGAAGCATTGATTCCTTCGACTCAAGGAATTAGGTGGAACAGTCCTGTTGAATCCTTTTCCGGCGAAACAGTTTTTAGGAGCAAGGGAGACAAAAGCATGTTGAAGTTGTACACAGGATTCAATTTTTCAAATCTTGATATCAGCCAGGAAGATATCAATTTTGAAGACTTGGTCAGATTTCGCCTGAAGAATAACAATCTTTACTTCAATTCTTCGTACAAACACTTTTTTGAAAATGATTGGACCCTTTCTACCGGAGCATCATTTTCATGGGATGATAATGCGATAGTGGTACAAGAGAATACTATTGACAATGATGAAACCGCTTCGCATATAAAGTTCAAGGTCAAAAAAAGTTTTAGTAGCCGCTTTAGCTTGAATTTTGGCTCTGAACTTTTTCTAACCGACTTTGATGAAACCTTTGCACAGCCCAACGTCCAGGACTTGAGTATAGGATTTGAGGACCAATTATGGGCAAGTTTTGTAGAGACCGATATTTTTTTGAGCAACAAATTTGCCATGAAACTTGGTGTTAGGGCAGAAAATAGTTCCTTGATTGATGATTTTACAGTTTCTCCAAGAATTTCCCTGGCATATAAACCAGGGGAAAAAGGGCAGTTTTCTTTGGCCTATGGGGATTTTTATCAGAACCCATTGACAGAAGTTGCCAAGTTTGGACAAGCTTTGGGTTCCGAAAAAACGTCGCATTACCTTTTAAACTATCAATTTTTAAGTGATGGTAAAACCTTCAGGGCTGAAGCTTACTATAAAGATTACAACAATTTGGTAAAGTATGACACGCAATTACCACAGTTCAATTCTGTATATGATAACTCGGGCAGTGGATATGCTGCTGGATTGGATGTTTTTTGGCGGGATAACAAAAGTATTGAGAATCTGGATTATTGGGTTTCGTATTCCTATTTAAACACCGAGAGGGACTATAGAAATTTTAGGGAACGCGCTACACCAAACTTTGCTCCAGAGCACAATCTTTCTGTAGTTACCAAGTATTGGGTGGATGATTTACGTTCGCAATTGGGTTTTTCATACATATACGGTTCCGGAAGGCCTTATGACAATCCAAACACAAATGGGTTTTTAACGGAAAAGACAAAGTCCTTTAACAGTTTGAATTTTAACTGGGCATACCTGATAGACCAACAAAAAATCCTCTACTTTTCGGTCAATAATGTACTTGGATTCAATAATATCAATAACTATCAGTATGCGAACACCCCAAATGCAAATGGTATTTTTGATAGACAGGCCATAAGACCTGCGGCGGATAGCTTCTTTTTTGTAGGCTTCTTTTGGACAATAAGCACAGATAAGAAAAGTAACCAGTTGGATAACTTATAAAACCAGTTCCATTTGAATATCACTACGCTCATAGGGTGACATAGCCCCTTTGATTTCTACAAAGCCCAACTTCTGGTACAAATTGATTGCAGGTTGTAGAACACGGTTACTTTCCAGATAAATTCTTTTGGCACCCAAAGCTTTGGCTTTTTCTATAATGTGCTGTGCAAGTAGTTTTCCAACACCTTTGCCCTGCGCCTCAGGAGAAACTCCCATTTTTGCCAATTCAAAATCGAACCCCTTGCGTTTACAGGGTATCAAGGCATATACCCCAACAGGC
The nucleotide sequence above comes from Flagellimonas sp. HMM57. Encoded proteins:
- a CDS encoding TonB-dependent receptor encodes the protein MKKLTFTLLILFNVSFLLSQTTISGIITDSKKVPIAGANVYLEGTYDGASTSENGEFSFETEETGTQTLVISMLSYDTHYEIGEVSYFKDLQISLLESINALTGVTLTAGTFEAGDNSKVSVLKPLDIVTTAGALADISSALQTLPGTTTVNEDGRLFVRGGEAGETQVFIDGLRVFQFFNATANNIPTRGRFSPFLFKGTTFSTGGYSAEYGQALSSVLLLNTIDMPDQEKTEISIMSVGGGLGHTELWGDQSLSINTSYINLSPYEALIPSTQGIRWNSPVESFSGETVFRSKGDKSMLKLYTGFNFSNLDISQEDINFEDLVRFRLKNNNLYFNSSYKHFFENDWTLSTGASFSWDDNAIVVQENTIDNDETASHIKFKVKKSFSSRFSLNFGSELFLTDFDETFAQPNVQDLSIGFEDQLWASFVETDIFLSNKFAMKLGVRAENSSLIDDFTVSPRISLAYKPGEKGQFSLAYGDFYQNPLTEVAKFGQALGSEKTSHYLLNYQFLSDGKTFRAEAYYKDYNNLVKYDTQLPQFNSVYDNSGSGYAAGLDVFWRDNKSIENLDYWVSYSYLNTERDYRNFRERATPNFAPEHNLSVVTKYWVDDLRSQLGFSYIYGSGRPYDNPNTNGFLTEKTKSFNSLNFNWAYLIDQQKILYFSVNNVLGFNNINNYQYANTPNANGIFDRQAIRPAADSFFFVGFFWTISTDKKSNQLDNL
- a CDS encoding GNAT family N-acetyltransferase; the protein is MTETPTIVPYAEKYKEAFKTLNVAWIEKYFKIEEMDRISLNYPREYILDKGGYIGFALVEDKPVGVYALIPCKRKGFDFELAKMGVSPEAQGKGVGKLLAQHIIEKAKALGAKRIYLESNRVLQPAINLYQKLGFVEIKGAMSPYERSDIQMELVL